Proteins from one Triticum aestivum cultivar Chinese Spring chromosome 7A, IWGSC CS RefSeq v2.1, whole genome shotgun sequence genomic window:
- the LOC123153780 gene encoding two-component response regulator ORR24 produces MGGDQRQMMEGAAEDKFPDGLRVLAVDDDCVCLKVLDNLLHGCKYHPTTVTDAKTALKILRAGKEKFDVVITDVRMQDMDSFKLLELIRLEMDLPVIMLSEDCDKTAVTKGINHGACDYLVKPVHTNELKNIWQHVERKRKSEAIRHISGDDDDDQRAQLGTAAKSNDGANNDENKENTQASTTQKKPKVGWTIELHTKFMEAINQIGLYRATPKKILEMMNVDFLTRQNVSSHLQKYKLYLKRVNPNPLGDACVRWNSFMNTQESFMQNHEHESWSVSSGGIASWSPNHYGEAGHLGQHTNTQSSMSMGSLINGGRMPVYSVQQTPYMGRFFGFNEHIVPFIIPGNPSSILMLNANDSVPMAPPQFVYSDPITTLVAGFGEHMAPLNIESNMGSVGMMLNGRSAHGTGRTSVAETDMVNYGRTSSALSNHQTDGFVPLTQMHDVGDASGILHVQEGTMDQQALGGQLNGINALSSVGISNLLNEDFIGEEAVMDG; encoded by the exons ATGGGTGGGGACCAAAGGCAGATGATGGAGGGTGCGGCGGAGGACAAGTTCCCAGACGGGTTACGAGTCCTTGCCGTGGACGACGACTGCGTCTGCCTCAAGGTGCTAGACAACCTCTTGCACGGCTGCAAATACCACC CAACGACTGTGACGGATGCCAAGACGGCGCTGAAGATTCTCAGGGCGGGGAAGGAGAAGTTTGATGTGGTCATCACCGACGTGCGCATGCAGGACATGGACAGCTTCAAGCTCCTCGAGCTCATCCGCCTCGAGATGGATCTGCCCGTCATCA TGCTATCTGAAGATTGCGACAAGACGGCTGTGACGAAGGGGATAAATCATGGGGCGTGTGACTATTTAGTGAAGCCAGTGCATACCAACGAGCTAAAAAACATATGGCAGCATGTTGAAAGAAAGAGAAAATCCGAAGCAATAAGGCACAtcagtggtgatgatgatgacgatcagAGAGCACAGCTTGGGACTGCTGCCAAGAGCAATGATGGAGCTAATAATGATGAGAACAAAGAGAACACACAGGCATCCACTACCCAGAAGAAGCCAAAAGTGGGATGGACAATTGAGCTGCATACAAAGTTTATGGAAGCTATCAACCAGATCGGCCTTTATA GGGCTACTCCAAAAAAGATTCTAGAGATGATGAATGTCGATTTCCTCACTAGACAAAATGTATCGAGTCATCTACAG AAGTATAAATTGTACTTGAAAAGAGTCAACCCAAACCCACTTGGTGATGCATGTGTAAGATGGAACTCTTTCATGAACACTCAGGAGAGTTTTATGCAGAACCATGAACATGAAAGCTGGAGTGTGTCCTCAGGTGGCATCGCCTCCTGGAGTCCCAACCATTACGGTGAAGCGGGTCACTTAGGTCAGCATACAAACACCCAGAGCAGTATGTCCATGGGTTCATTAATCAATGGTGGTAGAATGCCGGTGTATTCGGTTCAACAGACACCCTATATGGGAAGATTTTTTGGCTTCAATGAGCACATAGTTCCATTCATCATACCTGGCAACCCAAGCTCTATATTGATgttgaatgcaaacgacagtgttcCAATGGCACCACCTCAGTTCGTTTACAGCGACCCCATCACTACCTTAGTGGCAGGCTTCGGTGAGCACATGGCGCCATTAAACATAGAAAGCAACATGGGCTCGGTTGGAATGATGTTAAATGGCAGGTCTGCACATGGTACAGGAAGAACTTCAGTGGCAGAGACTGATATGGTTAACTACGGAAGAACTAGTTCTGCACTTTCCAACCATCAAACAGATGGTTTCGTCCCATTGACCCAGATGCATGATGTCGGTGATGCATCTGGAATTCTCCATGTGCAAGAAGGAACAATGGATCAGCAAGCGCTTGGTGGTCAACTGAATGGCATCAATGCCTTGTCATCGGTTGGTATTTCCAACCTTCTCAATGAA GATTTCATTGGAGAAGAGGCTGTCATGGATGGATAA